In Sebaldella termitidis ATCC 33386, one DNA window encodes the following:
- the rpmH gene encoding 50S ribosomal protein L34, translating to MSKKTFQPNKRKRKKDHGFKARMKTKSGRSVLKRRRTKGRKQLCA from the coding sequence ATGAGCAAAAAAACATTTCAGCCAAACAAGAGAAAAAGAAAAAAGGATCATGGGTTTAAAGCAAGAATGAAAACAAAAAGCGGAAGATCAGTCCTTAAAAGAAGAAGAACAAAAGGTAGAAAACAATTATGTGCTTAA